A genomic region of Runella rosea contains the following coding sequences:
- a CDS encoding M1 family metallopeptidase: protein MNKFFLPFLCCFIATVSTLMAQQPGAANYHANSRFEQMGTQLPTPNTYRTASGAPGKDYWQNRVDYDIKVEINDEKQHLTGSESVTYFNNSPDELRYVWMQLDQNVFTKNSMANLTRTSSVNERGMPMSSTMRSMIDKDYGHKITAVKDPKTGQPLRYTINETMMRIELVSPIKTGQSASFQIDWNYNITDFRFSQGRSGAEYFAKDNNFIYEIAQWFPRACVYDDVNGWQNKQFLGQGEFTLAFGNYKVAITVPNDHIVGASGELQNANQVLSAEQLKRMELARKTFDKPVLIVSQEEATKNEANKPTGKKTWIFKADNVRDFAFATSRKFIWDAMNVELNGKKIMAMSFYPKEANPLWGQYSTMLVAHTVKTYSKFTFDYPYPVAQSVHGPVGGMEYPMISFNGARPEADGTYSKGTKDFLIQVIIHEVGHNWFPMIVNSDERQWSWMDEGLNSFMEYLSTKEWDRDMGGDVAEPQNIVEYMRTDPSKQVPIMSSSDNIMGFGPNAYTKPATGLNILRETIMGRELFDYAFKEYANRWKFKHPTPADFFRTMEDASGVDLDWFWKGWFYGTQPVDQDLTEVEWFALDTQNPELNKPLAKKEADAKRNTVARQRDKDYIKESVVEKNPDMKDFYNTYDPYQVTENDKKKYETYLASLTPDERKLVESGLNFYTIKLKNKGGLPMPVIIRMQYEDGTDSVARFPAEIWRLNDQDISKVITSKKKVVQWTLDPYQEIADIDTENNSFPRQPAQPTRFQLFKSQGIQRAPNPMREAQQNQPPKTGQQGGAKN, encoded by the coding sequence ATGAACAAGTTTTTTCTACCTTTTCTGTGCTGTTTTATAGCCACAGTATCCACACTCATGGCGCAGCAGCCTGGTGCTGCCAACTATCACGCCAATTCGCGTTTTGAGCAAATGGGTACACAACTGCCTACTCCCAATACCTATCGTACCGCCTCTGGCGCGCCAGGTAAAGACTATTGGCAGAACCGTGTTGATTACGATATTAAAGTTGAGATAAACGACGAAAAACAACACCTGACGGGTTCGGAAAGTGTGACTTATTTCAACAATTCTCCCGATGAGTTGCGCTATGTGTGGATGCAGCTAGACCAGAACGTATTCACCAAAAACTCAATGGCCAATCTGACCCGTACGAGTTCGGTCAATGAAAGAGGAATGCCGATGAGCAGCACCATGCGCTCAATGATCGACAAAGATTATGGGCATAAGATTACGGCCGTAAAAGACCCTAAAACGGGGCAACCATTGCGCTACACCATCAACGAAACCATGATGCGCATTGAGCTTGTATCGCCTATTAAGACAGGACAATCGGCGAGCTTCCAGATTGATTGGAACTATAATATCACCGATTTTCGCTTTTCGCAAGGCCGCTCAGGGGCCGAATATTTTGCCAAAGACAACAACTTTATCTATGAAATAGCCCAGTGGTTTCCTCGTGCGTGCGTATATGATGATGTAAACGGCTGGCAGAATAAGCAGTTTTTGGGGCAAGGAGAATTTACGTTGGCCTTTGGAAATTATAAAGTAGCCATTACCGTCCCCAACGATCACATCGTAGGAGCTTCGGGAGAATTGCAAAATGCTAATCAGGTACTTTCGGCTGAGCAACTCAAGCGCATGGAACTGGCCCGTAAAACGTTTGACAAGCCAGTGTTGATTGTGAGTCAGGAAGAGGCAACAAAAAACGAAGCCAATAAGCCCACAGGTAAGAAAACTTGGATTTTCAAAGCCGATAACGTACGCGATTTTGCCTTTGCTACTTCGCGCAAATTCATTTGGGATGCGATGAATGTGGAATTGAACGGCAAAAAAATCATGGCGATGTCGTTTTATCCCAAAGAAGCCAACCCGCTTTGGGGCCAATACTCGACCATGTTGGTAGCGCATACGGTCAAAACCTATTCGAAGTTTACGTTTGATTATCCTTATCCCGTAGCGCAATCGGTACACGGTCCCGTGGGTGGTATGGAATACCCCATGATTTCTTTCAACGGTGCGCGCCCAGAAGCGGATGGCACGTATTCAAAAGGGACCAAAGACTTTTTGATTCAGGTAATTATTCACGAAGTAGGTCACAACTGGTTCCCGATGATTGTCAACTCTGATGAGCGCCAATGGTCGTGGATGGACGAAGGGTTGAACTCATTCATGGAATATTTGTCTACGAAAGAATGGGACCGCGATATGGGCGGCGATGTGGCAGAGCCGCAAAACATCGTCGAATACATGCGCACTGACCCAAGCAAGCAAGTGCCCATCATGTCGAGTTCTGACAACATCATGGGTTTTGGCCCCAATGCTTATACCAAACCCGCTACGGGATTGAATATTTTGCGTGAAACCATTATGGGCCGTGAGTTATTTGATTATGCATTTAAAGAATACGCCAATCGCTGGAAATTCAAGCATCCTACCCCGGCAGATTTCTTCCGTACCATGGAAGATGCCTCGGGCGTGGATTTGGATTGGTTCTGGAAAGGCTGGTTTTACGGTACACAGCCCGTTGATCAGGATTTGACCGAGGTGGAATGGTTTGCGTTGGATACCCAAAATCCTGAACTCAATAAGCCTTTAGCTAAAAAGGAAGCCGACGCCAAGCGCAATACAGTAGCGCGTCAGCGGGATAAAGATTATATCAAGGAAAGTGTGGTAGAAAAAAATCCCGATATGAAGGATTTTTATAATACCTACGACCCATATCAGGTGACGGAAAACGACAAGAAAAAATATGAAACCTATTTGGCAAGTCTAACGCCTGACGAGCGTAAGTTGGTCGAATCAGGCTTGAATTTTTATACCATCAAGCTGAAAAATAAAGGTGGTTTGCCGATGCCAGTCATTATCAGAATGCAATACGAAGATGGTACGGATTCGGTAGCACGTTTTCCGGCGGAGATCTGGCGTTTGAATGACCAAGACATTTCGAAGGTAATTACCAGTAAGAAAAAAGTGGTTCAATGGACGCTCGACCCGTATCAGGAAATCGCCGATATTGACACCGAAAATAACAGTTTTCCCCGTCAACCCGCACAACCGACGCGATTCCAGTTATTTAAATCACAGGGAATTCAGCGGGCACCCAACCCAATGCGAGAAGCGCAACAAAATCAGCCGCCCAAAACTGGTCAACAGGGCGGTGCCAAAAATTAA
- a CDS encoding phosphotransferase family protein, which yields MSTPKTDIPVAVREGEQLDVAKLNAYFAEQVPDFGVITDVNQFPGGYSNLTYFLKTSKGKEYVLRRPPFGAKHIKGAHDMGREFRVLSLLKAAEYAKIPEPIAYCEDESVLDCPFYVMERVQGVILRAHSAPKMSIDADIFRRLSAALVDNMVALHSIDIQATGLINLGKPEGYVQRQVEGWYKRYQHAQTDEVPIFEQVYQWLVQNLPVENSPALIHNDYKYDNVVLNANDLTDILAVLDWEMTTVGDPLMDVGTSLSYWSEATDGAFEKSFNLTWLPGNFTRQEFADRYAQQSGRDVSNILYYYVFGLFKNTVVIQQIYARWKQGFSKDERFAGLIMGVHSLSNTAAKAIERGRI from the coding sequence ATGTCTACCCCCAAAACCGATATACCCGTAGCAGTGCGAGAAGGTGAGCAATTGGATGTTGCCAAACTGAACGCGTATTTTGCTGAGCAAGTGCCTGATTTTGGTGTGATTACAGATGTTAACCAATTTCCGGGCGGTTATTCCAATTTAACGTATTTTTTAAAAACCTCTAAGGGAAAAGAATACGTTTTGCGTCGGCCGCCGTTTGGTGCCAAACACATAAAAGGAGCGCACGATATGGGGCGAGAGTTTCGGGTGTTGTCCTTGCTGAAAGCGGCAGAATACGCTAAAATTCCTGAGCCCATTGCGTATTGTGAAGATGAAAGTGTACTGGATTGTCCCTTTTATGTAATGGAGCGTGTGCAGGGAGTGATTTTGCGCGCCCATTCCGCGCCCAAAATGAGCATTGATGCCGATATATTCCGACGGCTCTCGGCGGCTTTGGTGGACAATATGGTGGCGTTACATTCTATCGATATTCAGGCCACGGGATTGATTAATCTTGGCAAACCCGAAGGCTACGTACAGCGTCAAGTGGAAGGCTGGTACAAACGCTACCAACACGCCCAAACCGACGAAGTGCCGATTTTTGAGCAGGTATATCAATGGCTAGTGCAAAACCTCCCCGTCGAAAATTCGCCCGCGCTTATCCACAACGATTACAAATACGACAACGTTGTGCTTAATGCCAACGATTTGACCGATATTTTGGCCGTGCTGGATTGGGAAATGACCACCGTCGGCGACCCGCTGATGGACGTAGGAACATCGCTTTCGTATTGGTCAGAGGCCACGGATGGAGCGTTTGAAAAAAGCTTTAATCTGACGTGGCTTCCGGGCAACTTTACGCGCCAAGAGTTTGCAGACCGCTATGCCCAACAAAGCGGTCGTGATGTTTCCAATATTCTGTATTACTACGTTTTTGGGTTGTTTAAAAACACGGTGGTGATTCAGCAGATTTATGCGCGCTGGAAGCAGGGTTTTAGCAAAGATGAACGCTTTGCGGGGCTAATTATGGGGGTGCACTCATTGAGCAATACGGCTGCGAAGGCCATTGAGCGTGGCCGTATTTGA
- a CDS encoding TolC family protein gives MTRFLLLLFILFVPTFASFSQELLTLENAIAVALEKNYAIKIARSREAIAHNDNTRGNAGMLPVVTGSTQANFNNNSVNQTFFPLGTTTREPLVQRGVQNRNSNSGINLVWTVFDGMGMFATAERLREIEQFGKTTVKINIENTVAQVAAAYYDIIRQKQRLESLKDALDISSTRRELAKANYEVGATSKSEYLAAQVDYNGDQAALVAQEQFLQNTKVTLNALLMRELNIDFTIPDTITFRKDLELAQLQQSLKSQNPNLLAANQNRKIASVTEREIKAARLPQVDLLGSYTYNTLNNEVGFGVKTSRNGSLNYGARLVIPIYDGYNQRRREANAKIGTMIAEYQESDLTVQLLSALERTYNTYRNSIALFSFEEQNLKIARQNVDLAFERYKFGNSTAIEFREAQRNAVATESRLIEAAYNVKVTEIELLRLSSSIINDVK, from the coding sequence ATGACACGATTTTTGCTACTGCTGTTTATTCTTTTTGTACCAACTTTTGCTTCCTTTTCTCAAGAACTTTTGACCCTTGAAAACGCCATTGCTGTGGCGTTGGAAAAAAACTACGCCATTAAAATAGCCCGCAGCCGCGAAGCCATTGCCCACAACGACAACACGCGCGGCAACGCTGGTATGCTGCCCGTCGTGACGGGTTCAACGCAGGCTAACTTCAATAACAACAGCGTTAACCAAACGTTTTTTCCGCTAGGAACCACCACCCGCGAGCCCCTCGTACAAAGAGGTGTACAGAACCGAAACTCCAACTCGGGTATCAACTTGGTGTGGACGGTTTTTGACGGAATGGGCATGTTTGCCACCGCCGAACGACTGCGTGAAATTGAGCAATTTGGCAAAACTACCGTTAAAATCAACATTGAAAATACCGTAGCGCAGGTAGCAGCGGCTTATTATGACATCATTCGCCAAAAACAGCGCCTCGAATCGCTCAAAGATGCTTTGGATATTTCGAGTACTCGCCGCGAATTGGCCAAAGCCAATTACGAAGTGGGAGCCACTTCGAAGTCGGAGTATTTGGCCGCGCAGGTAGACTACAACGGCGACCAAGCCGCTTTGGTAGCGCAAGAGCAATTTTTACAAAATACCAAAGTAACCCTGAACGCACTATTGATGCGGGAATTAAACATTGATTTTACGATTCCTGATACCATTACCTTTCGGAAAGATTTGGAATTGGCGCAGTTGCAGCAAAGTTTAAAAAGCCAAAACCCGAATTTACTGGCCGCCAACCAAAACCGTAAAATTGCATCGGTAACGGAGCGTGAAATAAAAGCAGCCCGCTTACCACAAGTGGATTTGCTCGGGAGTTATACCTACAATACCCTCAACAATGAGGTAGGCTTTGGCGTAAAAACCAGCCGAAATGGCTCTCTCAACTACGGCGCTCGCCTCGTTATTCCGATTTATGACGGCTATAATCAGCGGCGGCGGGAAGCTAACGCCAAAATCGGAACAATGATTGCGGAATACCAGGAATCTGATCTAACGGTGCAATTGCTTTCGGCCCTTGAACGGACCTATAATACCTACCGAAACAGCATTGCTCTTTTTAGTTTTGAAGAACAAAACCTTAAAATTGCCCGCCAAAACGTAGATTTGGCGTTTGAGCGTTATAAGTTCGGAAACTCAACGGCCATCGAATTTCGAGAAGCACAACGCAACGCCGTGGCCACCGAATCACGCCTGATTGAAGCGGCATACAACGTTAAAGTAACAGAGATTGAATTGCTTCGCCTGAGTAGTTCGATTATAAATGACGTTAAATAA
- a CDS encoding amidohydrolase, translating to MKNYFYALFAAFLASCSSQDKADLIVYNAAVYTVDSTFSKASAFAIKDGKFVLVGDSASVFGAYKSDSLVNAEGKAVYPGLYDAHAHFYGLGQMLDQADLVDTKSPDEIIERLKKYQSEHPEAVWIIGRGWDQNDWPVKEFPTKEILDKAFPDQPVYLARIDGHAGWINSKALQLAKITADTKVEGGLVVLKNGQPTGVLIDRAQQLVKTLNPTPTKQEITSRLLKAQQVCFQYGLTNVGDAGVETDLIDHIDSLQKAGTLKIRLYPMVRVGQENIEKMLKKGVYVTDRLNVRSFKIYADGALGSRGACLLKPYSDAPETTGFLLYSPAELEKWIEQLANSEFQANTHCIGDSANRLMLNLYAKYLKGKNNRRWRIEHAQIVDAADVPTFGKFNILPSVQPTHATSDMYWAVERLGKEREKNGYAFQALLQQNGKVTFGTDFPVEAVSPFYTFHSAVYRQDAKGFPEGGYQMEGALSREETLRGMTIWAAYGNFEEGRLGSIEPGKAADFVILEKDLLTAPANELRDVKVLKTYVAGEKVFERK from the coding sequence ATGAAAAACTACTTTTACGCGCTATTCGCCGCCTTTTTAGCGTCATGCTCAAGCCAAGATAAAGCAGACCTAATTGTCTATAATGCGGCCGTTTACACCGTTGATTCCACCTTCAGCAAAGCCTCCGCGTTTGCCATTAAAGACGGGAAATTTGTGCTTGTTGGTGATTCTGCTTCGGTGTTTGGCGCGTACAAATCCGACTCCTTGGTCAATGCCGAAGGCAAGGCCGTTTATCCAGGATTGTACGATGCCCATGCGCATTTTTATGGCTTGGGGCAGATGCTTGATCAAGCTGACTTGGTAGATACAAAATCACCAGATGAAATCATCGAACGCCTGAAAAAATACCAATCCGAACATCCCGAGGCCGTTTGGATTATAGGTCGAGGTTGGGACCAAAATGACTGGCCCGTCAAAGAATTTCCGACAAAAGAAATTTTGGATAAAGCCTTTCCTGACCAACCGGTCTATCTCGCACGTATTGATGGCCATGCTGGTTGGATTAACTCCAAAGCGCTGCAGTTGGCCAAAATTACGGCTGATACCAAAGTGGAGGGCGGTTTGGTCGTTCTCAAAAATGGACAACCAACAGGCGTGCTGATAGATCGCGCCCAGCAATTGGTAAAAACCCTTAATCCCACTCCAACGAAGCAAGAAATCACTTCAAGACTGCTCAAAGCTCAGCAAGTGTGCTTCCAATATGGTCTTACCAACGTGGGTGATGCGGGTGTGGAAACTGATTTGATTGACCACATAGACAGTTTGCAAAAAGCAGGTACGCTCAAAATCCGTTTGTACCCGATGGTGAGGGTGGGCCAGGAAAATATTGAGAAAATGCTCAAAAAAGGCGTGTACGTCACCGACCGCCTCAATGTGCGCTCGTTCAAAATCTACGCCGACGGAGCGTTGGGCTCGCGCGGGGCGTGCTTGCTCAAGCCATACAGCGATGCGCCCGAAACGACAGGCTTTTTGCTTTACAGCCCTGCTGAACTTGAAAAATGGATTGAACAATTGGCCAATAGCGAGTTTCAGGCCAATACGCACTGCATCGGAGACTCGGCCAACCGCCTCATGCTCAATTTGTATGCCAAGTATTTGAAAGGCAAAAATAACCGCCGCTGGCGTATTGAGCACGCCCAAATTGTGGACGCCGCCGATGTGCCTACTTTTGGAAAGTTTAACATTTTGCCTTCTGTTCAACCCACCCACGCTACTTCTGATATGTATTGGGCGGTTGAGCGTTTGGGCAAAGAGCGCGAAAAAAATGGCTACGCGTTTCAGGCGTTGCTTCAACAAAACGGTAAGGTGACGTTTGGAACCGATTTTCCAGTGGAGGCCGTTTCGCCGTTTTATACGTTTCATTCGGCCGTGTACCGGCAAGACGCCAAAGGTTTTCCCGAGGGTGGCTACCAAATGGAAGGCGCGCTCAGTCGGGAAGAAACCCTGCGCGGCATGACGATCTGGGCCGCTTACGGCAACTTTGAAGAAGGCCGTTTGGGCAGCATCGAACCTGGCAAAGCCGCTGACTTTGTTATCTTGGAAAAAGACTTGCTGACGGCTCCCGCCAATGAACTCCGTGACGTAAAAGTTCTAAAAACCTACGTAGCGGGCGAGAAAGTGTTTGAGCGGAAGTAA
- a CDS encoding acyl-CoA synthetase yields MLQLIKNASQTQGNQAIVADNQTYTYQHLLEASHGFASILLEQTTDLAEARVAFMVSPGFDYVRVQWGIWRAGGVAVPLCITYPLPSLEYVIDDTDAQIIVAGAEYAEVLAPLVTQKGLRFIVLTDVKDAALSPKKLPNISPSRRAMILYTSGTTNLPKGVVTTHRTIEAQVSTLVKAWEWSANDHILCVLPLHHVHGIINVISCALWSGATVEFLPSFSAEAVFGTFLQERINVFMAVPTIYFKLIAYWESLPKDQQQIISDNLSGFRLMVSGSAALPVSVMEKWKTISGHTLLERYGMTEIGMGISNPYHGERKAGYIGKPLPGVRVRLVDELNQVVKAGQPGEIQVKGKNVFLEYWQRPEATQKTFTEDGWFKTGDVAVVEKGYYRILGRDSIDIIKSGGYKISALEIEEVLRTHPAISDCSVVGIPNEEWGELVVAALMVKDPEIDLKSLNQWLRERMPAYKVPRHYKIIEELPRNAMGKVTKNDIKKLF; encoded by the coding sequence ATGCTACAGTTAATCAAAAATGCCTCCCAAACCCAAGGCAATCAAGCTATTGTCGCCGACAATCAAACCTACACCTACCAACATTTACTAGAAGCTTCGCATGGATTTGCGTCAATATTACTTGAACAAACAACCGATTTGGCCGAAGCTCGGGTCGCATTCATGGTCTCCCCTGGCTTTGATTATGTGCGGGTACAGTGGGGCATTTGGCGCGCTGGTGGCGTGGCGGTTCCGTTGTGTATTACGTACCCATTGCCCTCATTGGAGTATGTTATCGACGATACCGACGCGCAAATCATCGTGGCGGGGGCCGAATACGCCGAGGTTTTAGCGCCGTTGGTTACCCAAAAAGGCCTTCGTTTCATTGTCTTAACGGATGTTAAAGACGCTGCTTTGTCTCCCAAAAAATTGCCTAATATTTCGCCCAGCCGCCGGGCGATGATTCTCTATACCAGCGGAACCACTAACTTGCCCAAAGGCGTGGTCACGACGCATCGCACCATTGAAGCGCAGGTATCAACCTTGGTAAAAGCCTGGGAATGGTCTGCCAACGATCATATTCTGTGCGTGTTGCCGTTGCACCACGTTCATGGCATCATTAACGTCATTTCGTGTGCGCTGTGGTCGGGCGCAACGGTAGAATTCTTGCCGTCATTCTCGGCAGAAGCGGTCTTTGGGACATTTTTGCAAGAAAGAATCAATGTATTCATGGCCGTCCCGACCATTTATTTCAAACTCATTGCCTACTGGGAAAGTTTACCAAAGGATCAACAACAAATAATTTCAGACAACCTTTCTGGCTTTCGATTGATGGTTTCTGGCTCGGCGGCATTGCCTGTATCGGTTATGGAAAAATGGAAAACCATCAGCGGACACACGCTTTTGGAACGCTACGGCATGACCGAAATCGGCATGGGTATCAGCAATCCGTACCACGGTGAGCGCAAAGCGGGCTACATCGGCAAACCTCTGCCGGGCGTTCGGGTTCGGTTGGTCGATGAGCTTAATCAGGTCGTCAAAGCAGGGCAACCTGGAGAAATTCAGGTGAAGGGTAAAAACGTATTTTTGGAATACTGGCAACGCCCGGAAGCCACCCAAAAGACTTTCACGGAAGATGGTTGGTTCAAAACAGGCGACGTGGCCGTGGTCGAAAAAGGCTATTACCGCATCTTGGGCCGTGATTCTATCGACATCATCAAGTCGGGCGGTTACAAAATCTCCGCGCTCGAAATCGAAGAAGTATTGCGCACACATCCCGCCATCAGCGATTGCAGTGTGGTGGGTATTCCTAACGAAGAATGGGGAGAATTGGTCGTTGCGGCTTTGATGGTCAAAGACCCCGAAATCGACCTAAAATCACTCAACCAATGGCTTCGCGAGCGTATGCCCGCCTACAAAGTACCTCGCCACTACAAAATCATCGAAGAACTCCCCCGTAATGCTATGGGCAAAGTCACCAAAAACGACATCAAGAAGTTATTTTGA
- the madL gene encoding malonate transporter subunit MadL, producing the protein MIIYGVAILAFCYIIGQLIGEFLGKLIGVDANVGGVGFAMLLLIFLSDWLHKKSYFDKSTENGILFWNQMYIPIVVAMSAIQNVKVAVSSGFIAILAGIVPVVICLLTIPLLAKLSKNTKPD; encoded by the coding sequence ATGATCATTTACGGCGTAGCCATTTTGGCTTTCTGCTACATCATCGGCCAGCTCATCGGTGAATTTTTAGGTAAACTCATTGGCGTCGACGCCAACGTTGGCGGAGTAGGTTTTGCCATGTTACTGTTGATTTTTCTGAGCGATTGGCTTCATAAAAAAAGCTACTTTGACAAATCCACCGAAAATGGCATTCTGTTTTGGAATCAAATGTACATTCCGATTGTGGTGGCAATGTCGGCCATCCAAAACGTAAAAGTGGCGGTTTCGAGTGGTTTTATTGCCATTTTGGCGGGAATTGTCCCCGTTGTGATTTGTCTGCTCACCATTCCGCTTCTAGCCAAACTTTCTAAAAATACCAAGCCCGACTAA
- the madM gene encoding malonate transporter subunit MadM: MEIIVKFLEKNGLIFAFLVVGLIIYLSGIISDKLTRRKIPASAIAILAGLVIAYFGGVYSGGEKGIADIKIFSGFGTLGGSMLRDFAIVSTAMGASFLVLKRTGWVGALSLFLGIVLSFLGGVGVALLWGYRDAVSLTTIGAGACTYIVGPVTGAAIGASSDVIALSIAAGVVKAITVTIGTPFVAKFIGLDNPHTALIYGGLMGTTSGVTAGLAATDPKLVPYGALTATFYTGLGCLACPSILYLLVRLTFGG, from the coding sequence ATGGAAATCATCGTCAAATTCCTCGAAAAAAACGGGCTAATCTTTGCCTTCTTGGTCGTAGGGCTTATCATTTATCTGTCGGGCATTATTTCCGACAAACTTACCCGCCGTAAAATCCCCGCTTCGGCCATCGCCATCCTTGCCGGTCTGGTCATTGCCTACTTCGGTGGCGTATATTCGGGTGGGGAAAAAGGCATTGCCGATATTAAGATTTTTTCGGGCTTCGGCACGCTGGGCGGCTCTATGCTTCGCGACTTCGCCATTGTTTCTACCGCCATGGGCGCGAGTTTTTTAGTACTAAAGCGTACAGGCTGGGTGGGTGCTTTATCGCTGTTTTTAGGCATTGTACTTTCTTTTTTGGGTGGTGTAGGAGTAGCATTGCTCTGGGGTTACCGCGACGCCGTTAGCCTGACCACCATCGGTGCGGGGGCGTGTACGTACATCGTCGGGCCAGTAACGGGCGCGGCCATCGGTGCCTCGTCCGACGTCATTGCCTTGAGCATTGCAGCGGGTGTGGTCAAAGCCATCACCGTAACCATCGGTACGCCCTTTGTGGCCAAATTCATCGGCCTCGACAACCCCCACACCGCCCTCATCTACGGTGGATTGATGGGAACCACCAGCGGCGTAACGGCAGGACTAGCCGCCACCGACCCCAAACTCGTTCCCTACGGAGCCCTCACCGCCACGTTTTATACGGGCTTGGGTTGTCTTGCTTGTCCTTCGATTCTATACCTTCTGGTGCGGCTGACGTTTGGGGGCTGA
- a CDS encoding response regulator transcription factor — MPIRLSLVEDDHLIREAFTDLLNNTEDFLVVSSYSNCEDYLRNLAIDRPDVVLMDLELPRMGGVEGIERTKKLRPQTQLIVVTVYENDDLVFKALCAGAGGYLTKNMPPSRLIEAIREIRQGGAPMSTNIARMVVASFQKNHHSPLTARETEVLERIAQGKSYTTIADELFVDKETIRTHIKNIYWKLEVHSKAEAIEKARKERLI, encoded by the coding sequence ATGCCCATCCGCCTCTCCCTCGTCGAAGACGACCACCTCATCCGCGAAGCATTTACTGATTTGCTGAACAATACCGAAGATTTTTTGGTCGTTAGCTCATATTCCAACTGTGAAGATTACCTCCGCAACCTCGCCATCGACCGCCCCGACGTGGTACTCATGGACCTCGAACTCCCGCGCATGGGCGGTGTAGAAGGCATTGAGCGCACCAAAAAACTGCGCCCTCAGACCCAACTCATTGTGGTGACGGTGTATGAAAACGATGATTTGGTGTTCAAGGCGTTGTGTGCTGGTGCGGGCGGATACCTCACCAAAAACATGCCGCCCAGCCGTCTCATTGAGGCCATTCGTGAGATACGACAAGGTGGCGCGCCCATGAGTACCAACATTGCCCGCATGGTGGTGGCGTCGTTCCAGAAAAATCATCATTCTCCCCTTACCGCCCGCGAAACGGAGGTGTTGGAGCGCATTGCACAAGGAAAAAGTTACACAACCATTGCCGACGAATTGTTTGTGGATAAAGAAACCATCCGGACCCACATCAAAAACATCTACTGGAAGCTCGAAGTCCACTCCAAAGCAGAAGCCATTGAGAAGGCAAGGAAGGAGCGGTTGATTTGA